CGGCATTGGGCTTAGCAGTCTTAATATCGATCAAATACGTCGTCCCGTCTGTTCCTACTAACTTAAGATCTACCCTAGTCGGCCTTACTTTAACCATTTCACCACTTTGACAAACTGACCGAATTTCTTCAATCTCTTGTGGCTTATTCGGCAGCCTATCTCCCACAGCTAAGCCATCCATGATCCTCTGAATTGCATTGTGCGCTTCAGATGATATTTGAGTCCCCGATTTCTGCTGTTTTTCAGCACTTATAAACTGGCTTCCTGCCAAGGAAACTGCTACTGGCTCAAAGATAGAAGTCCCAAAATTTGTATTTAGTGAATGGATAAAGGAATACAGGGCGAGACGGTCTTCTCCCAGAAGACGGGTATGAAATGGCATAACCCCGGGTTCAGGATTATAATTTTGAAACTTCTTCCTCAGGCTTTGGGTTAAAATCTGCCTAATCTCTTCACGAGCGTGGGCTTGAATCGCCACAATTGACTCCTATTGCGCTATGTCTTTAAGATGGAAAATTATCTCAGCATAGGCATTTTTATTCTTTTCTGTTCGATTTAGAACTGGTCTTTTAAACTGATCCACAATGCTCATCCCAGCTCTGCTAGCGATCTCAGGATATAGACCATACTTGTCATTTGACACCAAAAAAACATCGAAATCTTGCGAAAGAAACCTTCTGCAATTGAGTAAAACATCCGATATTCCTTGAATGTAGCTCTGCTGAGCTTCCTTGCCCTGCCCCTTGAAGAGTGGCCCAATCTCAAGTTCGTCATTGCGCTCAAAGCGAAACAGATCATAAGCATAAGCGTGTTGCTCGTGGTAGTCAATCAAGCCTACATATGGAGGAGAAGTAAAAACCCCTTTGATCTTCTGATTCTTAACAATGTCTGCTAAACCAGGATTGATACTCTGTACCTTGTCTATGATATCGACGTTTCGGCTATCAGCTGTAATGCAGACCTGCATGGTGTTTGTGCGAAGGTGATCAAACTGCTTTAGCCGATTTATAGTATCCTTTGTATAGGTTCTCCACCATTTCTGAATCGAAAAAAGCGGCTTGCATATCTTACCATGTTTGCGACAATAGTATGTGCTGGTCACAGGCTCATTCAATGTAGCCAAATCTGCGTGCGTGGTAGCGCGGCAGCTTCGCATTGTTCTGCTCAAGATCACAGCTAATATCTTCCTTGTGGAAGGATTAGAGATTTTCTTGATTTCCTCAAACACCAATTCAAGCTCTTCTCGAACATGCTTGACAAACCACTTCTCAAGAAATGTACGTGGGTCATCTTGAACAAGCTGGATCCCAAACTCACGAATCAAAGCCTGGTATATAGGAAGAAACTGCTTTGCCTTTTCTGAGGAGTATGACTTTTCGTCAATAAGATGGTTCCGCACCTTATACTTGTATTCAGGAGCAGGAAAATACGTGCTATTGAATCTGTTGATCTCCTCTAGTAAGCGGTTTTCGAACTCATTTGACCGAGAATTATGTAGATGCTTGGCCAACACTCCGCTAATTCGATTCAC
This window of the Candidatus Cloacimonadota bacterium genome carries:
- a CDS encoding TdeIII family type II restriction endonuclease, which codes for MAIQAHAREEIRQILTQSLRKKFQNYNPEPGVMPFHTRLLGEDRLALYSFIHSLNTNFGTSIFEPVAVSLAGSQFISAEKQQKSGTQISSEAHNAIQRIMDGLAVGDRLPNKPQEIEEIRSVCQSGEMVKVRPTRVDLKLVGTDGTTYLIDIKTAKPNAGEFKGYKRTMLEWVAASLAMDPSASVHSLIAIPYNPYAPKPYERWTIRGMLDLEHELKVAEGFWDFLAGPESYESLLGVFEQVGIDMRFEIDKYFAKFRNVSDNE
- a CDS encoding site-specific DNA-methyltransferase, giving the protein MEAADLVSIKDASKWASDHLGKNVTSSNISYLVQYGRIRRFGDNGSVFVSLSELRHYYSILKVDRKEIWREKLGDDLNWALSFEQYRESETTKHVHRLHPYKGKFIPQLVEYFLDDHTDRFKKQVFFKPGDIVLDPFAGSGTTLVQANELRLHAIGIDVSAFNVMVAGCKVRKYDFVDVQKEVNRISGVLAKHLHNSRSNEFENRLLEEINRFNSTYFPAPEYKYKVRNHLIDEKSYSSEKAKQFLPIYQALIREFGIQLVQDDPRTFLEKWFVKHVREELELVFEEIKKISNPSTRKILAVILSRTMRSCRATTHADLATLNEPVTSTYYCRKHGKICKPLFSIQKWWRTYTKDTINRLKQFDHLRTNTMQVCITADSRNVDIIDKVQSINPGLADIVKNQKIKGVFTSPPYVGLIDYHEQHAYAYDLFRFERNDELEIGPLFKGQGKEAQQSYIQGISDVLLNCRRFLSQDFDVFLVSNDKYGLYPEIASRAGMSIVDQFKRPVLNRTEKNKNAYAEIIFHLKDIAQ